From the Acidimicrobiales bacterium genome, the window GTACTCGTTCGCGCCGAACCCTGACTTCTCCCGGATGTTCTCTCCCGGTGACGAGATCCATGCCTATCTCGAAAAGGTCGCCATCGAGCACGGCGTCGTCCCGCACCTTCGCCTCGGCGATGAAGTCGTCTCTGCGGTCTACGACGGCGGTACATGGCGTCTCGAGACGGCGCAAGGACATCGAGCCAACTTCGACGTCGTGATCGCCGCGACCGGTGTCCTGCACCATCCCCGATTGCCCGAGATCGACGGTCTCGACGACTTCGAGGGCGCGATGTTCCACAGCGCCCGATGGGACCACGACGTGCCCCTTGACGGGCGTCGCGTTGGCCTCATCGGCACCGGCTCCACGGCGGTCCAGATCACCAGCGCGCTCGTTGATCGGGTGCAGCAACTCAGTCTGTTCCAGCGGACTCCACAGTGGATCATGCCGATGGACAACAAGCCGTTCACGGACGACCAACGGGCAACATTTCAGAACGAGCCGCACCGACTCGAAGAGCTCCGCGGCTTCCTCGAGTCGGCGTTCGCGGAGAACTTCGCCGATGCCGTTGTCGACGCCAAGTCCGAGCGTCTCGAACAGATCGAGGAAACCTGTCGGGCGAACCTGTACCGGCACGTCACCGACACGGAACTGCGCCGCCGCTTGGAGCCCGACTACCGCGCCGCCTGCAAACGGCTCGTCGTGTCGGCCGACTTCTACGACGCGATCCAGAAGCCCAACGCCGAACTCGTCACCGCTGCCATCTCTCGCATCGAACGTCGCGGCATCCGAACCGACGGCGGACGCCTTCACGAGCTCGACGTCATCGTCCTCGCAACCGGGTTCGAGGTCGACCGATTCATGCGGCCCACCGTGATCACCGGCCTCGACGGACGAACCCTCGAAGAGGCCTGGGCCGACGGCCCCACTGCCTATCTGTCCGTCTCGATACCCGAGTTCCCCAACCTGTTCATGCTCAACGGCCCGAACGGCCCCGTCGGCAACTTCTCCCTGATCCAAGTCGCGGAGCTCCAGATGGACTACATCCTGCAACTCGTGCACCGACTCCAGGCAGGCCTCTCGACGGAGATCCATGCAACTGAGCCGGCCATGCGCGAGCACGAGGCCCGGCGCATCGAAGCGGCACAGGCGACCGTGTGGGTGACCGGATGCAACAGCTGGTACCTCGACGTTCGCGGCGTACCAGCAGCGTGGCCGTGGCCGTTCCGCCGATTCCGCGAGGTCATGGCAGTGCCCGACTTGGGTGCGTATCACCACTGACACGTCCAGACGAACGCAGGGTTGAGACAAGGCGTACGATGTGTATCGTGCGGCCGCCGGGCAGCGCCCGGGCGGATCCGCGCGCCGTCGGCCGCGGAGATGGGTCTCGTCAACCGGCTGGTGCCATCCGTGCACGTGCTGGACGAGGCGATGCAACTCGCCCGACGAATGGCCCGCAACGGGCCGTTGGCGATGCGCAAGGCGAAGGAGGTGGTGGCGCCGGCCGACACCATGGAGAGCCTGCGTGCGTTCATCGACAAACGCAGCCCGACTTCACCGGCACGTGACCCTTCGGCCCAAGAAGCTGGAATGAGACGAATTGTTGACGGTGTCGTATGGGGCTGGAGTAGTGTCGGTGCAGACGAGAGGGGATCTTCATGTCGTTCGACTTTCCTGTGATCAGCGCTGACTCGCACATCACGGAACCACCTGACTGCTACTCGGCTCACATCGACCTGGCGTACCGCGACACAGCGCCGAACATGGTCGAGGATCCGGTACGAGGCGACGTGTTCGTGGTGCCCGGCATGAACTCGACGGTGCCGATGGGGCTGGTCGCCGCGGCCGGCAAGCCGGCAGGGGAACTGACCCAGGAGGGTGTCAAGTTCGACGAGCTCCACAAGTCCGGTTACGACGCGACCGTGCGGCTCGCCGACCAGGACCGCGATGGGGTCGCTGCGGAGATCCTGTACCCGACGGTGGGGATGGTGCTGTGTGGCCATCCGGACGTCGACTACAAGCGAGCGTGCTTCAACGCCTACAACCGGTGGATAACTGAGTACTGCGCCGAAGCTCCGGATCGGCTCCTCGGGTGCGGTCAGACCGCGCTGCGCACTGTGGAGGAAGGGATCGGCGATCTCGAGGCGATCAAGTCGGCCGGTCTGCGTGGTGTGATGATGCCGGGGAATCCCGGCACGGAGGCGGACTACGACGACCCGATGTGGGACCCGTTCTGGGAGGCGGCGGTGTCGCTTGGGTTGCCGCTCAGTTTCCACATCCTCACCGCCCGTGGGGGTGGTTGGCGAGGGCCCCGGTTGAACAGCTTCCTGTCGATCATCCGTAGCATCCAGGACATCATGGGCACCCTGGTGTTCGGCGGTGTGTTCGAGCGTCATCCCGATCTTCGGGTCGTCTGCGTCGAGGCCGATGCTGGCTGGGTGCCTCACTACATGTATCGGATGGACCACGCCTACAAGCGGCACCGCAACTGGCTCCAGCCCGGGGTGGCCCTCAGCAGGTTGCCGTCGGAGTACTTCGCGGAGCACATCTTCGTCACCTTTCAGGACGACTGGACGGCCTTCTCGCACGCCAACGACATGAACTGGCGACGGTTGATGTGGGCCAACGACTTCCCGCACTCCGACTCGACCTGGCCGTGGTCGCAGGGCATGCTCGCCGAACAGACGGCGCAGCTGACCGCGGAGCAGACGCGGGCGATCCTCTCGGGCAATGTCGCCGAGCTGTACGGCATCGACGTCACCGCATTGCAGCCGACAGCTGGGTGACGCCGTGTCCGGAGCGAGGCCTGATCTAGTGATCCGCGGCGGCACCGTCGTGGACGGCACCGGTGCTGGCGAACGCCGAGCTGACGTCGCAATCGTGGGTGACCGGATCGTCGCGGTGGGAG encodes:
- a CDS encoding NAD(P)/FAD-dependent oxidoreductase — encoded protein: MPEPERVGRRSLRVGVIGAGMAGILAVIKLREAGITDIVCFEKADRVGGTWRENTYPGIACDVPSHVYSYSFAPNPDFSRMFSPGDEIHAYLEKVAIEHGVVPHLRLGDEVVSAVYDGGTWRLETAQGHRANFDVVIAATGVLHHPRLPEIDGLDDFEGAMFHSARWDHDVPLDGRRVGLIGTGSTAVQITSALVDRVQQLSLFQRTPQWIMPMDNKPFTDDQRATFQNEPHRLEELRGFLESAFAENFADAVVDAKSERLEQIEETCRANLYRHVTDTELRRRLEPDYRAACKRLVVSADFYDAIQKPNAELVTAAISRIERRGIRTDGGRLHELDVIVLATGFEVDRFMRPTVITGLDGRTLEEAWADGPTAYLSVSIPEFPNLFMLNGPNGPVGNFSLIQVAELQMDYILQLVHRLQAGLSTEIHATEPAMREHEARRIEAAQATVWVTGCNSWYLDVRGVPAAWPWPFRRFREVMAVPDLGAYHH
- a CDS encoding enoyl-CoA hydratase-related protein, translating into MRQGVRCVSCGRRAAPGRIRAPSAAEMGLVNRLVPSVHVLDEAMQLARRMARNGPLAMRKAKEVVAPADTMESLRAFIDKRSPTSPARDPSAQEAGMRRIVDGVVWGWSSVGADERGSSCRSTFL
- a CDS encoding amidohydrolase family protein encodes the protein MVEDPVRGDVFVVPGMNSTVPMGLVAAAGKPAGELTQEGVKFDELHKSGYDATVRLADQDRDGVAAEILYPTVGMVLCGHPDVDYKRACFNAYNRWITEYCAEAPDRLLGCGQTALRTVEEGIGDLEAIKSAGLRGVMMPGNPGTEADYDDPMWDPFWEAAVSLGLPLSFHILTARGGGWRGPRLNSFLSIIRSIQDIMGTLVFGGVFERHPDLRVVCVEADAGWVPHYMYRMDHAYKRHRNWLQPGVALSRLPSEYFAEHIFVTFQDDWTAFSHANDMNWRRLMWANDFPHSDSTWPWSQGMLAEQTAQLTAEQTRAILSGNVAELYGIDVTALQPTAG